A stretch of Saccharothrix texasensis DNA encodes these proteins:
- the rpmI gene encoding 50S ribosomal protein L35 → MPKNKSHSGTSKRVKVTGSGKLVREKAGKRHLLEKKSSKLTRRLAGTTEVAKNDVPRLKKLLGL, encoded by the coding sequence ATGCCCAAGAACAAGAGCCACAGCGGGACCTCCAAGCGCGTGAAGGTCACCGGCAGCGGCAAGCTCGTCCGCGAGAAGGCCGGCAAGCGCCACCTGCTGGAGAAGAAGTCCAGCAAGCTGACGCGTCGTCTCGCCGGCACGACCGAGGTCGCGAAGAACGACGTGCCGCGGCTGAAGAAGCTGCTCGGCCTCTGA
- the rplT gene encoding 50S ribosomal protein L20: MARVKRAVNAQKKRRTTLELASGYRGQRSRLYRKAKEQVLHSLNYAYRDRRARKGDFRKLWIQRINAGVRANGMTYNRFIQGLRLAGIEVDRKILAELAVSDAGAFAALVEAARAALPSDVNAPVEDKA; the protein is encoded by the coding sequence GTGGCACGCGTCAAAAGGGCAGTGAACGCCCAGAAGAAGCGCCGTACCACCCTTGAGCTCGCCAGCGGCTACCGCGGCCAGCGTTCGAGGCTGTACCGCAAGGCCAAGGAGCAGGTGCTCCACTCGCTCAACTACGCCTACCGGGACCGTCGCGCCCGCAAGGGTGACTTCCGGAAGCTGTGGATCCAGCGCATCAACGCCGGTGTCCGCGCCAACGGCATGACGTACAACCGCTTCATCCAGGGCCTGCGGCTCGCCGGCATCGAGGTGGACCGCAAGATCCTCGCCGAGCTGGCCGTCAGCGACGCCGGCGCGTTCGCCGCGCTGGTCGAGGCCGCTCGCGCCGCTCTGCCGAGCGACGTCAACGCGCCCGTCGAGGACAAGGCCTGA
- a CDS encoding TrmH family RNA methyltransferase, with the protein MSADDRAPRPGDAPFTERTPRVVAAKRLTRRSGRDRAERFLAEGAQAVREALAWAAAGRGRVHELFATADAATRNHSLVRAAVDAGVPVSAVTDKAAAALSETVTPQGIVAVCSLVDVPVAEALAPGVRLVAVLHGVADPGNAGTVVRVADAAGADAVIFAGDAVDPHNGKCVRASTGSVFHLPIARVRDADEAFAACRDAGLRLVAADGYAPEDLVTADLRGDLAVATGWVFGSEAHGLPDDVVAALDASLKVPIYGEAESLNLATAAAVCLYASARAQRA; encoded by the coding sequence CTGAGCGCGGACGATCGCGCACCACGACCCGGGGATGCTCCGTTCACCGAACGGACACCCCGGGTCGTTGCCGCTAAGCGGCTGACCAGGCGTTCCGGTCGCGACCGCGCCGAACGCTTCCTGGCCGAGGGCGCGCAGGCCGTGCGCGAGGCCCTGGCCTGGGCGGCAGCCGGGCGCGGCCGGGTGCACGAGCTCTTCGCGACCGCCGACGCCGCCACCCGCAACCACTCGCTGGTGCGGGCCGCCGTCGACGCCGGTGTGCCGGTGAGCGCCGTGACCGACAAGGCCGCCGCCGCGCTGTCGGAAACCGTGACGCCGCAGGGCATCGTGGCCGTGTGCTCGCTCGTCGACGTGCCCGTGGCGGAGGCGCTCGCGCCGGGCGTGCGGCTGGTGGCCGTGCTGCACGGCGTGGCGGACCCCGGCAACGCCGGCACGGTGGTGCGCGTGGCGGACGCGGCCGGCGCCGACGCGGTGATCTTCGCGGGTGACGCGGTCGACCCGCACAACGGCAAGTGCGTGCGCGCGTCCACGGGCAGCGTGTTCCACCTGCCGATCGCGCGGGTCCGGGACGCGGACGAGGCGTTCGCGGCGTGCCGGGACGCGGGGTTGCGGCTGGTCGCGGCGGACGGCTACGCGCCGGAGGACCTGGTGACGGCCGACCTGCGCGGTGATCTCGCGGTGGCGACGGGATGGGTGTTCGGCAGCGAGGCGCACGGTCTGCCGGACGACGTCGTGGCGGCCTTGGACGCGTCGCTGAAGGTGCCGATCTACGGCGAGGCGGAAAGCCTGAACCTCGCGACCGCCGCCGCCGTGTGCCTCTACGCCTCCGCTCGCGCTCAGCGGGCCTGA
- a CDS encoding HSP90 family protein: MAHTFGVDLRGIIDLLSHHLYSSPRVYARELLQNAVDAITARRALEPDAPGEVVIEPVGSSGGTLRITDTGIGLTEREVHDLLSTLGRTSKRDDLGFARQGFLGQFGVGLLSAFLVAERIRLVSRSARGGPAVRWTADAAGNYEVEVVGADAGVPVGTTIELVPHRDSEHWLEHDVVKALVTEYGALLPVTVRVGDEVVTHGGLPWAEDALGYGEQVLGVRPFDAIPVEVPAVGLKGVAYVLPSGVHPGARQSHRVYLKRMLVGDSIEGLLPEWAYFVRCVVDSSSLRPTASRESLYQDETLLAVREELGRQVRDWLVRLDATDPDRTRALLDAHHLGIKSLARVDDEMLRLVERWLPFETTDGPQSLRQFRRKHGVIAHVPDVDEFRQLAPVAHAQGMGLVNAGYAYDAEIMERLVALDGPTAARRVAPSEVLAALGDPDAELERALRERLTTAKDVLERHDCEAVPRDFDPGSLPALLVTNVEAERKRDARQVGEQADPLWAELLGSLVESTSDAAQRLVLNCRNPLVRRLAQLTDPALVELTVESLYVHALLQARRPMRPKDTAALNRSFLELLDRAVGSQKG; this comes from the coding sequence ATGGCACACACCTTCGGTGTCGACCTGCGCGGGATCATCGACCTGCTCAGCCACCACCTCTACAGCAGCCCTCGCGTGTACGCGCGCGAACTCCTGCAGAACGCGGTGGACGCGATCACCGCCCGCCGCGCGCTGGAACCGGACGCGCCGGGCGAGGTCGTGATCGAGCCGGTCGGGTCCTCCGGCGGCACCCTCCGCATCACCGACACCGGCATCGGCCTCACCGAGCGCGAGGTGCACGACCTGCTGTCCACGCTCGGCCGCACCTCCAAGCGCGACGACCTGGGCTTCGCCCGCCAGGGCTTCCTCGGCCAGTTCGGCGTGGGCCTGCTGTCGGCGTTCCTGGTCGCCGAGCGCATCCGGCTCGTCAGCCGCTCGGCCAGGGGCGGTCCCGCGGTGCGGTGGACGGCCGACGCGGCGGGCAACTACGAGGTCGAGGTCGTCGGCGCGGACGCCGGGGTCCCGGTCGGCACCACCATCGAACTGGTGCCGCACCGCGACTCCGAGCACTGGCTCGAGCACGACGTGGTGAAGGCGCTCGTCACCGAGTACGGCGCGCTGCTGCCGGTCACGGTCCGGGTCGGCGACGAGGTCGTCACGCACGGCGGGCTGCCGTGGGCCGAGGACGCGCTGGGGTACGGCGAGCAGGTGCTCGGCGTGCGCCCGTTCGACGCGATCCCGGTCGAGGTGCCCGCGGTCGGCCTGAAAGGCGTCGCGTACGTGCTGCCGAGCGGCGTGCACCCCGGCGCCCGCCAGTCCCACCGCGTGTACCTGAAGCGGATGCTCGTCGGCGACTCCATCGAGGGCCTGCTGCCGGAGTGGGCGTACTTCGTGCGCTGCGTGGTCGACTCGTCGTCGCTGCGGCCGACCGCGAGCCGCGAGTCGCTCTACCAGGACGAGACGCTGCTCGCCGTGCGCGAGGAGCTGGGCCGCCAGGTCCGCGACTGGCTGGTCCGGCTCGACGCGACCGACCCCGACCGCACCCGCGCCCTGCTCGACGCCCACCACCTGGGCATCAAGTCCCTGGCCAGGGTGGACGACGAGATGCTGCGGCTGGTCGAGCGGTGGCTGCCGTTCGAGACCACCGACGGCCCGCAGTCGCTGCGCCAGTTCCGCCGCAAGCACGGCGTCATCGCGCACGTGCCGGACGTGGACGAGTTCCGCCAGCTCGCGCCGGTCGCGCACGCGCAGGGCATGGGCCTGGTCAACGCGGGCTACGCCTACGACGCGGAGATCATGGAACGGCTGGTCGCCCTGGACGGGCCCACCGCCGCGCGCCGGGTCGCGCCGAGCGAGGTGCTGGCCGCGCTGGGCGACCCGGACGCCGAGCTGGAGCGCGCGTTGCGCGAACGGCTCACCACCGCCAAGGACGTGCTGGAGCGGCACGACTGCGAGGCCGTGCCGCGCGACTTCGACCCGGGCTCGCTGCCCGCGCTGCTGGTCACGAACGTGGAGGCCGAGCGCAAGCGGGACGCGCGGCAGGTCGGCGAGCAGGCCGACCCGCTGTGGGCGGAGCTGCTGGGCAGCCTGGTCGAGTCGACGTCGGACGCGGCGCAGCGGCTCGTGCTCAACTGCCGCAACCCGCTGGTGCGGCGGCTCGCGCAGCTCACCGACCCGGCGCTGGTCGAGCTGACCGTGGAGTCGCTGTACGTGCACGCGCTGCTCCAGGCACGGCGCCCGATGCGCCCGAAGGACACCGCGGCGCTGAACCGTTCGTTCCTGGAACTGCTGGACCGCGCTGTGGGTAGCCAAAAAGGGTGA